A window of the Candidatus Aegiribacteria sp. genome harbors these coding sequences:
- a CDS encoding SurA N-terminal domain-containing protein, with translation MLTWLRDNAKIFLIATIVIFVALIFLRWGMGEGDNRPRNPYERPIATVDGKDILPEEYQQALQSWSQQYRSMLEQNGNPDPESMLLLMSSQISEEAFKGLIDQKLQGIYLQNHNWQDFTVGQAEELLIAQIGMQELGEMTAREYLDMIKSEQPGVYQQYLYQTYMNGNAMRFPLASGMVSMASMQEIDYLILDNSGQITARYIIVDTIPSMPDEEYLREFYENKPECFNRASGSLLRYITIQVLPEYADLEFAINRIDSLAYSTAGSRIAATRSQITAVFGDSITIEIGERTEPFLGMYTANSSISSYHVLLLDSLHESIDTITLDSASIQDDTLFLQSWEVPVWPQYSTVRRILWDLESGMEDMLAESVPEIPDSMIIVDFGEMLVEEDTPLSVIISEELVTFASDTLWNDPLGPVFYNPSYRGGYPAFTIVRRLDYFPADTSGYEDALESGLLQEAAMYTLRRETAMTKALEIVNDIHSSGINLATYASVESLQVFTAPAFTAAQIKINARTDPEAAGGLLYSEEFAEAALIAPEFEVIGPFRIGTSCVIAEILSRQVPAENQANVQTMMYISAQYGHEQLGASSIIRNLRATSDIRDLREEWSHYLETVEDSLRIEQGQLEE, from the coding sequence ATGTTAACCTGGTTAAGAGATAATGCTAAGATATTCCTGATCGCTACAATTGTCATATTCGTCGCTCTTATCTTTCTGAGATGGGGCATGGGAGAAGGAGATAACAGGCCCAGAAATCCCTATGAGCGCCCTATCGCGACGGTAGACGGCAAGGATATTCTGCCCGAAGAGTACCAGCAGGCTCTTCAATCCTGGAGTCAGCAGTACCGCAGCATGCTGGAACAGAACGGCAATCCGGATCCTGAATCAATGCTGTTGCTCATGAGCAGTCAGATATCGGAAGAGGCTTTTAAAGGTCTCATCGATCAGAAGCTTCAGGGAATTTACCTGCAGAATCACAATTGGCAGGATTTCACGGTGGGACAGGCTGAGGAACTGCTTATAGCTCAGATCGGCATGCAGGAACTGGGCGAAATGACAGCCCGGGAATACCTTGACATGATCAAATCAGAACAACCCGGAGTCTATCAGCAATACCTGTATCAGACATATATGAATGGAAACGCAATGAGATTCCCTCTGGCTTCCGGGATGGTCAGTATGGCCAGCATGCAAGAGATTGATTATCTGATTCTTGATAACAGTGGTCAGATAACAGCCAGATACATCATTGTTGACACTATACCATCTATGCCGGATGAAGAATATTTAAGGGAGTTCTACGAGAACAAACCGGAATGTTTCAACAGAGCTTCAGGTTCCCTTTTAAGGTATATCACCATCCAGGTTCTTCCTGAATATGCCGACCTGGAATTCGCCATTAACAGAATCGATTCACTTGCATACTCAACCGCAGGCTCAAGGATAGCAGCCACCAGGTCTCAGATCACAGCTGTATTCGGTGACAGCATTACAATTGAGATAGGAGAAAGAACCGAACCATTCCTTGGCATGTACACAGCAAACTCATCCATAAGCAGTTATCATGTCCTGCTTCTTGATTCTCTTCACGAATCCATCGATACTATTACACTTGATTCAGCATCCATTCAGGACGATACACTCTTTCTGCAGAGCTGGGAAGTTCCGGTTTGGCCGCAGTATTCAACCGTTAGAAGGATATTGTGGGACCTGGAATCGGGTATGGAAGATATGCTTGCAGAAAGTGTTCCGGAAATTCCCGATTCTATGATCATCGTTGATTTCGGGGAAATGCTGGTGGAGGAGGATACTCCACTATCAGTCATCATTTCAGAGGAGCTTGTTACATTTGCGTCTGATACTCTCTGGAACGATCCTCTAGGCCCGGTATTCTACAACCCCTCCTACCGTGGCGGTTACCCCGCATTCACCATTGTCCGGAGACTGGATTACTTCCCTGCTGATACTTCCGGATATGAAGATGCTCTCGAGTCGGGGCTTCTACAGGAAGCGGCAATGTATACCCTCAGAAGAGAAACCGCGATGACGAAAGCTCTTGAAATAGTAAATGATATTCACAGCAGCGGCATCAATCTGGCAACTTACGCTTCAGTTGAATCACTCCAGGTCTTCACAGCCCCAGCTTTTACAGCGGCACAAATAAAAATTAACGCTCGAACTGATCCTGAAGCGGCAGGAGGACTACTCTACTCCGAAGAATTCGCTGAAGCAGCACTTATTGCCCCCGAATTCGAAGTTATCGGGCCATTCAGAATCGGAACCAGCTGCGTTATTGCTGAAATACTCTCAAGGCAGGTTCCCGCTGAAAACCAGGCGAACGTGCAGACAATGATGTACATTTCCGCGCAGTATGGGCATGAACAGCTTGGAGCTTCCAGCATCATCCGGAACCTGAGAGCAACCAGTGATATCCGTGACCTGCGCGAAGAGTGGTCACACTACCTCGAAACCGTGGAGGATTCCT